The following are encoded in a window of Microvirga ossetica genomic DNA:
- a CDS encoding IS110 family transposase — protein MQKLNDLSRSLAPLEPDSTLICVIELSLKSWLVAGIVPGVERQPLKKLAIDEDALLKLLHRWRDEAEKAGRRIKRIAVAFEAGRDGFWLARWLRARDIEAHVIHGSSVAVSREHRRAKTDRLDTELLKRAFLGWLRGERDHCKMVAIPTIREEDAKRPNRERLVREQSRIINRMKATLIRLGIRSFNPKLKKAAERLEGLLTPEGEAIPPNTLAELRRDIERRRLVREQIRQIEDARLDRLEQAPCDGPHAMVRLLGRIMGVGIETADMLVQEVLARHLRDRRAVARYGGLTGSPDESGTRRREKGLARSGNARVRRGMIQLAWRFLIFQKNSALAQWFRARTENARGTRKTMIVALARKLLVALWRFVREGIVPDGVVLRPAQ, from the coding sequence ATGCAGAAGCTGAACGACCTGAGCCGGTCCCTCGCTCCCCTCGAACCGGACAGCACACTGATCTGCGTGATCGAACTGAGCCTGAAGAGCTGGCTCGTCGCCGGCATCGTGCCTGGCGTCGAGCGCCAGCCGTTGAAGAAGCTCGCGATCGACGAGGACGCCTTGCTGAAGCTGCTGCATCGATGGCGAGACGAAGCAGAGAAGGCGGGCCGCAGGATCAAGCGCATCGCTGTCGCCTTCGAGGCTGGCCGGGACGGCTTCTGGCTGGCGCGCTGGCTCAGGGCGCGCGACATCGAGGCCCATGTCATTCACGGATCGAGCGTCGCCGTATCGCGTGAACACCGCCGCGCTAAGACCGACCGACTGGACACCGAGCTGCTCAAACGCGCCTTTCTCGGCTGGCTGCGTGGCGAGCGCGATCACTGCAAGATGGTCGCAATCCCGACCATCAGGGAGGAAGATGCCAAGCGGCCCAACCGCGAGCGCCTCGTGCGAGAGCAGAGCCGGATCATCAACCGCATGAAAGCCACGTTGATCCGGCTCGGCATCCGCAGCTTCAATCCCAAGCTGAAGAAGGCCGCCGAACGCCTTGAAGGACTGCTCACCCCCGAGGGCGAGGCGATCCCGCCCAATACCTTGGCTGAGCTCCGTCGCGACATCGAACGCCGGCGGCTCGTGCGCGAGCAGATCCGCCAGATCGAGGATGCCCGCCTGGACCGTCTCGAGCAAGCACCCTGCGACGGGCCCCATGCCATGGTGCGCCTGTTGGGGCGCATCATGGGGGTTGGCATTGAGACGGCCGACATGCTGGTGCAAGAGGTGCTGGCGCGGCACTTGCGCGACCGACGAGCCGTCGCGCGTTATGGGGGCCTCACAGGCTCGCCCGATGAGAGCGGCACAAGACGTCGGGAGAAAGGGCTGGCCCGTTCTGGTAACGCTCGCGTTCGGCGCGGCATGATCCAATTGGCCTGGCGCTTTCTCATCTTCCAGAAGAACAGCGCCTTGGCACAATGGTTTCGAGCCCGCACCGAGAACGCTCGCGGCACGCGCAAGACCATGATTGTGGCTCTGGCGCGCAAGCTCCTGGTCGCCCTGTGGCGGTTCGTGCGAGAGGGAATTGTGCCTGACGGCGTCGTTCTGCGCCCTGCACAATGA
- a CDS encoding IS91 family transposase has product MARPGPEVADIFRDHGPAWRRANAGHMSLGQLKVMSAIETCRTAALGGHVARCADCTYTTIAYNSCRNRHCPKCQSAAARDWLAQREAELLPVPYFPVVFTLPAAIADLAYPNKAVIYDLLFKAAAETTLTLAADPKHLGARIGLTAVLHTWGSAMTHHPHVHMIVPGGGLSPDGTRWIACRPNFFLPVRILSKLFRRLILEKLATAYAAGQLRFFGDHADLTGPKAFAAFLARLRKIRWFVYAKRPFAGPEAVLAYLARYTHRVAISNSRLIRADDSGVTFTWKDYRVEGRARCKTMTLAVDEFIRRFLLHVLPRGFHRIRHYGLFAHGSRAANLTRARALLGAREPCATVTADPTGATAPPCLTQPCPCCGGRMIIIERFARGSSPIHRPSSPSAVIRVDTS; this is encoded by the coding sequence TTGGCCCGTCCAGGGCCGGAGGTCGCGGACATCTTCCGCGACCATGGACCGGCGTGGCGCCGCGCCAATGCCGGGCATATGAGCCTTGGCCAGCTCAAGGTGATGAGTGCGATCGAGACCTGCCGCACGGCGGCTCTCGGCGGGCACGTCGCGCGCTGCGCAGACTGTACGTACACGACCATCGCCTATAACTCCTGCCGCAATCGTCATTGCCCCAAATGCCAGAGCGCGGCGGCCCGGGACTGGCTCGCACAGCGCGAAGCCGAACTGCTGCCCGTGCCGTACTTCCCCGTGGTGTTCACGCTGCCGGCCGCCATCGCCGACCTCGCCTACCCCAACAAGGCCGTGATCTACGATCTCCTGTTCAAGGCCGCGGCCGAGACGACCCTTACCCTTGCGGCCGATCCCAAGCATCTCGGGGCGCGGATCGGCCTCACCGCCGTGCTGCACACCTGGGGCTCGGCGATGACGCATCACCCGCACGTGCACATGATCGTGCCGGGCGGTGGGCTGTCCCCTGACGGCACGCGATGGATCGCATGCCGGCCGAACTTCTTCCTGCCCGTGCGGATCCTTTCAAAGCTGTTCCGGCGGCTGATCCTGGAGAAGCTCGCCACGGCCTATGCGGCCGGGCAACTGCGGTTCTTCGGCGACCACGCGGATCTGACCGGTCCCAAAGCGTTCGCAGCTTTCCTGGCTCGTCTGCGCAAGATCAGGTGGTTCGTCTATGCCAAGCGGCCGTTTGCCGGACCGGAGGCCGTTCTGGCCTACCTCGCCCGCTACACGCACCGGGTTGCGATCTCGAACAGCCGGCTGATCCGCGCCGACGACAGCGGCGTGACGTTCACCTGGAAGGACTATCGGGTTGAGGGTCGCGCCCGCTGCAAGACGATGACGCTGGCTGTCGACGAGTTCATCCGCCGCTTCCTGCTTCACGTGCTCCCGCGCGGCTTTCATCGCATCCGGCATTATGGCCTCTTCGCTCACGGCTCACGCGCCGCCAACCTGACGCGAGCCCGCGCGCTGCTTGGTGCGCGTGAGCCCTGTGCAACGGTGACCGCAGACCCGACTGGCGCCACAGCTCCACCATGCCTGACGCAGCCCTGTCCCTGCTGCGGCGGGCGCATGATCATCATCGAGCGGTTCGCGCGCGGGTCTTCGCCAATACACCGGCCATCGTCCCCGAGTGCTGTGATCCGGGTCGACACCTCATGA
- a CDS encoding tyrosine-type recombinase/integrase codes for MSETAISPLRQRMIDDMTVRHFVEKTCTDYIRQVRRFAAFLGRSPETASPEDVRQFQLHLTKSGVTPPSRTAAVAALRFFFTVTLDRIDLARRLTLVHEPRKVPLVLSPAEVARLLEAAPGPKYKAALSAAYGAGLRVSEVVSLKVCDIDSQRMLIRIEQGKGRKDRYAMLSPQLLELLRDWWRIARPLVWLFPGQNPVNPLTTRQLNRAFHAAAQQAGITKRVSPHTLRHSFATHLLEQNIDIRVIQVLLGHAKLETTALYTRVATSTIRAVMSPLDRLTLLRPEHQPPA; via the coding sequence ATGTCCGAGACAGCCATCAGCCCGCTGCGCCAGCGCATGATCGACGACATGACGGTGCGCCATTTCGTCGAGAAGACCTGCACTGATTACATCCGCCAGGTCAGACGCTTCGCGGCCTTCCTCGGCCGCTCGCCGGAGACCGCCTCGCCTGAGGATGTGCGGCAGTTCCAGTTGCACCTGACCAAAAGCGGCGTGACCCCACCGAGCCGCACCGCGGCGGTCGCGGCCCTGCGCTTCTTCTTCACCGTCACCCTCGATCGGATCGATCTGGCTCGGCGTCTCACCTTGGTCCACGAGCCGCGCAAAGTACCCCTCGTCCTGAGCCCGGCGGAAGTGGCTCGCCTTCTCGAGGCGGCCCCGGGCCCCAAGTACAAGGCAGCTCTGAGCGCGGCCTATGGCGCTGGGCTGCGGGTGTCGGAAGTCGTGTCGCTCAAGGTCTGCGATATCGACTCTCAGCGCATGCTCATCCGCATCGAGCAGGGCAAGGGCCGCAAGGATCGCTATGCGATGCTCTCCCCGCAATTGCTCGAACTCTTGCGCGACTGGTGGCGGATCGCGCGGCCCCTGGTCTGGCTCTTTCCCGGCCAGAACCCGGTCAACCCGCTCACCACGCGCCAGCTCAACCGCGCCTTCCATGCGGCCGCGCAGCAGGCCGGGATCACCAAGCGCGTGAGCCCGCACACGCTCAGGCATAGCTTCGCCACGCATCTGCTGGAACAGAACATCGACATTCGCGTGATCCAGGTCCTGCTCGGGCATGCCAAACTCGAGACCACTGCGCTCTACACCCGTGTCGCCACCTCCACGATCCGCGCCGTCATGAGCCCACTCGATCGGCTTACCCTGCTGAGACCGGAGCATCAGCCGCCCGCGTAA
- a CDS encoding endonuclease/exonuclease/phosphatase family protein encodes MKLKRLSIGTFNLYNLNEPGLPIYTDESGWSQEEYDLKIDWTARMIRLLHPDIFGFQELWHGVSMTRALEDSGKADDYDLLVPSDIDGTRIVCAAIVRKGLIEGQAEWIEDFPKKFVLKSSGDDPQTPAISVGIHSFSRPVLHFTIRPREDHEAAHVYVCHFKSKGPTKVFQESWFEADEATYKKHATSLGSAIATIRRTAEAAALRFILTERMKGNRTPVIVVGDINDGHLSNTANILTAQPRYLVGDSTGGGDVSLYTAQTLQEYRSSRDVYYTHIFQDAMESLDHILVSEEFYDNSKRRIWMFDGMTVSNDHLNFDDHKETGTNDHGVICASFEYKPVKSTSSGTPPEA; translated from the coding sequence ATGAAACTCAAGCGCCTGAGCATCGGCACGTTCAATCTCTACAACCTCAACGAGCCGGGACTGCCGATCTACACTGACGAGAGCGGGTGGTCACAGGAAGAATACGATCTGAAGATCGACTGGACCGCCCGGATGATCCGCCTCCTGCACCCGGACATCTTCGGGTTTCAAGAACTCTGGCATGGAGTATCCATGACGCGGGCCCTCGAGGACTCCGGCAAGGCGGACGACTACGACCTGCTCGTCCCCTCCGACATCGATGGCACCCGCATCGTCTGCGCAGCCATCGTGAGAAAGGGTCTGATCGAAGGGCAGGCAGAGTGGATCGAGGACTTTCCAAAGAAGTTCGTCCTCAAAAGCTCCGGCGACGATCCCCAGACCCCCGCCATCAGCGTGGGCATCCATAGCTTCTCTCGTCCGGTCCTGCACTTCACCATCAGGCCGCGCGAGGATCACGAGGCCGCCCATGTTTATGTCTGCCACTTCAAGTCGAAGGGACCGACCAAGGTGTTCCAGGAGAGTTGGTTTGAGGCCGACGAGGCGACGTACAAGAAGCACGCGACGAGCCTCGGGTCGGCCATCGCAACGATCCGCCGCACAGCCGAGGCGGCGGCCTTGCGGTTCATCCTAACAGAGCGGATGAAGGGCAATCGGACGCCCGTGATCGTCGTCGGCGACATCAATGACGGCCATCTCAGCAACACGGCGAACATCCTGACTGCGCAGCCGCGCTATCTCGTGGGAGACAGCACGGGCGGCGGCGACGTCAGCCTGTACACCGCCCAGACATTGCAGGAATACCGCAGCTCGCGGGACGTCTACTACACCCACATCTTCCAGGACGCCATGGAGTCGCTCGACCATATCCTCGTCAGTGAGGAGTTCTACGACAACTCCAAACGTCGGATCTGGATGTTCGACGGCATGACCGTCAGCAACGACCATCTGAATTTCGACGATCACAAGGAGACGGGCACCAACGACCACGGCGTGATTTGTGCAAGCTTTGAATACAAGCCGGTCAAGTCCACATCCTCGGGGACGCCGCCTGAAGCCTGA
- a CDS encoding DsbA family oxidoreductase, producing MTQHLKIDFISDVACPWCIIGLKGLEQALAKAADVVEAEITFQPFELNRGMPPAGQNLVEHIGEKYGSTPEQSASSREMIRSRGAEVGFPFNMSEGSRIYNTFDAHRLLHWAGITGHQRELKHALFTAYFTDGANVSDQGVLVDAAVAAGLDGDEAREVLASGRYAEEVRDAEQEWISRGIRSVPAIVINGRWLISGGQPPEAFEQALRGIAAELGQVPAGVSPS from the coding sequence GTGACCCAGCACCTGAAGATCGACTTCATCTCCGACGTCGCCTGCCCATGGTGCATCATCGGCCTGAAGGGGCTCGAGCAGGCCTTGGCCAAGGCCGCGGATGTGGTGGAGGCCGAGATAACCTTCCAGCCCTTCGAGCTTAACCGGGGCATGCCCCCGGCTGGACAGAACCTCGTGGAGCACATCGGTGAGAAGTACGGATCTACTCCAGAGCAGTCGGCTTCCAGTCGCGAGATGATCCGGTCTCGCGGGGCAGAGGTCGGCTTCCCGTTCAACATGTCGGAGGGGAGCCGGATCTACAACACCTTCGACGCTCACCGTCTGCTTCACTGGGCGGGAATCACCGGCCACCAGCGGGAGCTCAAGCACGCGCTGTTCACGGCCTACTTCACGGACGGCGCGAACGTATCGGATCAGGGGGTGCTGGTGGATGCGGCCGTTGCGGCTGGGCTTGACGGGGACGAGGCCCGTGAGGTGCTGGCATCGGGGCGCTATGCCGAGGAGGTCCGCGATGCCGAGCAGGAATGGATCTCCCGCGGGATCCGCTCGGTCCCGGCCATCGTCATCAATGGCAGGTGGCTGATCTCAGGCGGTCAGCCGCCCGAGGCCTTCGAGCAGGCCTTGCGCGGCATCGCCGCCGAGCTCGGACAGGTCCCGGCGGGGGTCTCTCCGAGTTAA
- the yghU gene encoding glutathione-dependent disulfide-bond oxidoreductase: MTDPSRYVPPKVWTWNNGRSGSPVTSLNRPTAGATHEKELPVGRHPLQLYSLGTPNGQKVTILLEELLALGHPGVEYDAWLIRIGEGDQFGSGFVAVNPNSKIPALVDRSGPDPIRVFESGAILLYLAEKFGAFLPAEPSLRAECLSWLFWQMGSAPYLGGGFGHFYAYAPLKIEYAIDRFAMETKRQLDVLDRRLADSEYIAGSKYTIADMAIWPWYGGLVQGRMYEASEFLSVQDYRHVRRWADAISGRPAVARGRIVNRAFGEPSEQLHERHDASDFDRMT, encoded by the coding sequence ATGACCGATCCATCTCGTTATGTGCCGCCGAAGGTCTGGACCTGGAACAATGGCAGGAGCGGGAGCCCCGTCACGAGTCTCAACCGCCCGACCGCCGGAGCCACGCACGAAAAGGAGCTACCCGTCGGTCGGCATCCCTTGCAGCTCTACTCGCTGGGGACGCCCAATGGCCAGAAGGTCACCATCCTGCTGGAGGAGCTACTGGCGTTGGGCCATCCCGGCGTGGAGTACGATGCCTGGCTGATCAGGATCGGCGAGGGTGACCAGTTCGGAAGCGGGTTCGTGGCGGTAAACCCGAACTCCAAGATCCCTGCCTTGGTCGACCGCTCCGGCCCGGATCCGATCCGGGTCTTCGAGTCCGGTGCGATCCTGCTTTACCTCGCGGAGAAGTTCGGAGCCTTCCTGCCAGCCGAACCCAGCCTGCGCGCCGAATGCTTGTCCTGGCTGTTCTGGCAGATGGGAAGCGCCCCCTATCTGGGGGGAGGCTTCGGGCATTTCTATGCCTACGCGCCACTGAAGATCGAATATGCGATCGATCGGTTCGCAATGGAGACGAAGCGGCAGCTCGACGTGCTCGATCGGCGGCTCGCGGATAGCGAATACATCGCGGGGTCTAAGTACACGATCGCCGACATGGCCATCTGGCCGTGGTACGGCGGCCTGGTTCAGGGACGGATGTACGAGGCGAGCGAGTTCCTGTCGGTGCAGGACTACCGGCACGTCCGGCGCTGGGCCGATGCGATCAGTGGCCGCCCGGCCGTTGCACGGGGACGGATCGTGAACCGTGCCTTTGGCGAGCCTTCCGAGCAGTTGCACGAGCGCCATGACGCCAGCGACTTCGACAGGATGACCTAG
- a CDS encoding IS6 family transposase: MTSPFYSGYRFPSDIIQRAIWLYLRFTLSYRDAEELLAERGVEVSYETIRRWVLTFGPVIAHQLRTRRPKPHSRWHLDEMFVRIGGKQMYLWRAVDAEGEVLEVLVQAKRDKRAALKLIRKLLKKHGTAPTEWVTDKCPAYGAALRGLKIQRAVHTQAKRANNRAESSHVPVRRREWKLQGFKSPGSAQRFLTMHAAIYNTFTVPRHLTTARTHRLLRAEAFATWREAAGVVA; the protein is encoded by the coding sequence ATGACCTCACCATTCTACTCCGGCTACCGCTTCCCCAGCGACATCATTCAGCGCGCGATCTGGCTCTACCTGCGTTTCACCCTCAGCTACCGGGATGCCGAGGAGCTCCTGGCCGAGCGTGGGGTCGAGGTGTCTTATGAGACCATCCGGCGCTGGGTGCTCACCTTTGGACCGGTGATCGCGCACCAGCTGCGGACCCGACGTCCTAAGCCTCACAGTCGCTGGCACCTGGACGAGATGTTTGTTCGCATTGGAGGCAAGCAGATGTATCTCTGGCGCGCCGTTGATGCTGAAGGCGAGGTCCTCGAGGTGCTGGTTCAAGCGAAGCGCGACAAGCGAGCCGCCCTGAAGCTCATTCGTAAGCTCCTGAAGAAGCACGGCACCGCTCCAACAGAGTGGGTCACGGACAAGTGTCCCGCCTATGGAGCTGCGCTTCGAGGCCTGAAGATCCAGAGGGCCGTTCATACCCAGGCCAAGCGGGCCAACAACCGAGCGGAGAGTTCGCACGTGCCGGTGCGACGACGAGAGTGGAAGCTGCAGGGGTTCAAGTCACCCGGCTCGGCCCAGCGGTTCCTCACAATGCATGCAGCGATCTACAACACGTTCACCGTTCCTCGCCATCTCACGACCGCCCGAACGCACCGGCTCCTCCGAGCCGAGGCGTTCGCCACCTGGCGCGAAGCTGCGGGTGTAGTGGCATAG
- a CDS encoding amidase has protein sequence MTEPCDLSAREARRLIGCRSLSPVELLESCLTRIEQVNPAVNAFVALDVPGSRAAAKQAEDAVMRGDDLPLLHGLPIGVKDLDETAGLRTTWGSTLYRDHIPTHDAGMVARFRSAGGLVLGKTNTPEWGLGANTRNAVYGATGNPFDPERSCAGSSGGSAVALAANMAPLCTGSDMGGSLRNPAAFCGIVGFRPSPGLVPSEKRALGWSPLSVLGPMARNVEDLCLLLSAMASDDARDPLAYTMHRASVRSAPGLFWPPPQVDLAKLRVAASEDFGQAPVERIVREAFQVRAEACLTMVRELAFAHPDCSGADESFAVLRAAGVLATHLERYRTRPEECGPNLQANVEEGLHYRLEDYARAHVKQTQIYHSFQRFFQSHDVLITPAITISPRPWRELYPTEIDGQRTRNYFHWLAMAYYVTLSGHPAVCLPVGLDAQGMPFGLQIVGPRGGDAFVLGVAAALEEAFNSSPMLRRPVPNIEQLRAAPPISSMDGFLGWE, from the coding sequence TTGACTGAACCGTGCGACCTCTCTGCTCGTGAAGCGCGCCGCCTCATCGGCTGCAGGTCTCTCTCGCCGGTGGAGTTGCTGGAGAGCTGTCTTACGCGCATCGAGCAGGTGAACCCTGCCGTCAATGCTTTCGTCGCTCTTGATGTGCCAGGATCTCGAGCCGCAGCCAAACAGGCTGAGGATGCGGTCATGCGCGGGGACGATCTCCCACTGCTGCATGGCCTGCCAATTGGCGTCAAGGATCTCGACGAGACGGCAGGGCTTCGCACCACGTGGGGAAGCACCCTCTATCGGGACCATATCCCGACCCATGACGCCGGGATGGTTGCCCGCTTTCGGTCAGCGGGGGGCTTGGTGCTCGGCAAGACCAATACGCCTGAGTGGGGTCTGGGAGCGAATACCCGGAACGCAGTCTATGGCGCAACAGGCAATCCCTTCGATCCGGAGAGGTCGTGCGCAGGCTCATCCGGCGGCTCTGCGGTCGCGCTAGCAGCTAACATGGCTCCGCTTTGCACCGGATCCGACATGGGCGGATCCCTGCGCAACCCGGCAGCCTTTTGCGGCATTGTCGGTTTTCGCCCAAGTCCGGGGCTTGTCCCGTCTGAGAAGCGAGCTCTCGGCTGGTCGCCACTCTCCGTGCTCGGGCCGATGGCTCGAAACGTCGAGGACCTCTGTCTGCTCCTGTCGGCTATGGCCTCAGATGATGCGCGCGACCCTCTGGCGTACACAATGCACAGAGCAAGTGTACGCAGCGCGCCTGGTTTGTTCTGGCCACCACCACAGGTCGATCTTGCAAAGCTGCGTGTAGCGGCAAGTGAAGACTTCGGCCAGGCACCAGTTGAGCGGATTGTCCGTGAGGCCTTCCAGGTCCGCGCTGAAGCCTGCCTGACAATGGTTCGCGAACTGGCCTTCGCTCACCCTGATTGCAGTGGAGCCGATGAGAGTTTTGCTGTTCTGAGGGCGGCTGGAGTTCTTGCTACTCATCTCGAACGGTACAGGACCCGCCCAGAGGAGTGTGGGCCGAACCTTCAGGCCAATGTCGAGGAGGGACTACACTACAGACTCGAAGACTACGCTCGTGCACATGTGAAGCAGACACAGATCTATCACTCTTTTCAGCGCTTCTTTCAGTCCCATGATGTTCTGATCACGCCTGCCATCACGATCAGCCCGCGGCCATGGCGTGAGCTCTATCCAACTGAGATTGATGGACAGCGGACGCGCAACTACTTTCACTGGCTGGCAATGGCGTACTACGTGACGCTGTCAGGTCATCCTGCTGTTTGTCTGCCCGTTGGGCTTGACGCTCAGGGAATGCCCTTCGGCCTGCAGATTGTAGGTCCAAGAGGAGGAGACGCCTTCGTCCTAGGCGTAGCGGCTGCGCTTGAGGAGGCTTTCAACAGTTCCCCGATGCTTCGTCGGCCAGTTCCAAACATTGAGCAACTCCGAGCGGCTCCCCCGATCAGCAGCATGGATGGGTTTCTTGGCTGGGAGTGA
- a CDS encoding creatininase family protein, producing the protein MQVLWQNLTAAELRDRAGRGAIVLLPVASTEQHGPHLATGVDDVLCSEVCRRAALKLAGQNVPVVVAPTIGIGLAEHHMAFGGSLTLTLPTYHALLRDLCDSILRAGFGRILIVNGHGGNMSALNALTVELTRELKAPIATTSYWLLANEAFAEILEDQQSVLHACEAETSMMMAVRPDLVDVAELPNALGPQASGAGSVLSPPLHRWRSFQEFAPTGVIGDARRSSADKGERLLEAASSALADQLALGKPWN; encoded by the coding sequence ATGCAAGTCCTGTGGCAGAACCTTACGGCCGCTGAGTTGCGTGACCGTGCCGGCCGCGGAGCCATCGTGCTCCTGCCTGTCGCATCCACCGAGCAACACGGACCGCATCTTGCCACGGGTGTCGACGATGTCCTCTGCTCGGAGGTTTGCCGCCGGGCTGCGCTGAAGCTTGCAGGCCAGAACGTCCCAGTGGTCGTCGCACCGACAATTGGGATCGGGCTTGCCGAGCACCACATGGCTTTTGGCGGCAGTCTCACCCTTACCCTGCCAACCTACCACGCGCTCCTGCGCGATCTCTGCGACTCTATACTGCGAGCCGGGTTCGGCAGGATCCTGATCGTCAACGGGCATGGCGGCAACATGAGTGCACTGAATGCCTTGACGGTTGAACTCACGCGGGAGCTGAAAGCGCCGATCGCCACCACATCCTACTGGCTTCTCGCCAATGAAGCCTTCGCAGAGATCCTTGAGGATCAGCAGTCGGTCCTGCACGCCTGCGAGGCCGAGACCTCAATGATGATGGCGGTGCGACCAGATCTGGTCGACGTCGCAGAATTACCCAATGCCCTGGGGCCGCAAGCAAGCGGAGCGGGTTCTGTGCTGAGCCCGCCATTGCACCGCTGGCGATCATTTCAAGAGTTCGCCCCGACCGGGGTGATCGGTGATGCCCGTCGCTCTTCGGCTGACAAGGGCGAGCGTCTCCTGGAGGCGGCCTCGAGCGCCCTTGCAGACCAACTGGCCCTCGGCAAACCGTGGAACTGA
- a CDS encoding hydantoinase/carbamoylase family amidase, translating to MVEINSTRLLDDLAALRRIGGQGTGVVREAFTATDLEGRRWLARRFAEAGLRPVWDPIGNLFGLPPTGRPTVLIGSHSDTQPECGWLDGSYGVVCGLEIARAAQEAGLQGLAVVSFADEEGSFEPLLGSRVWSGELPFSAIQDRTDRRGRRLRDVLAGMPELRAAEQVPPQLFKAYIEAHIEQGPVLDDAGEAIGVVETIVGMQHVEVAIMGDQNHAGTTPMDRRQDAVMGFVAFAHAVDEAFRSEAGPSTVWTFGRVTVSPNATSIVPGRTDATLQIRDPEQARLNRLTARAQMIAKNISANGSIEIRTQVTAKLPPAPLNAALVSTLTSAAERLVPRRWWRMVSGALHDAVPVSRIMPSAMLFVPSIAGKSH from the coding sequence ATGGTCGAGATCAATTCCACCCGTCTGCTTGATGACCTGGCGGCGCTCCGACGGATTGGTGGCCAGGGTACCGGCGTGGTGCGGGAGGCTTTTACTGCCACCGATCTGGAGGGGCGGCGTTGGCTTGCACGGCGTTTTGCGGAAGCAGGTCTGCGCCCTGTATGGGATCCAATCGGCAATTTGTTTGGCTTGCCTCCCACAGGGAGGCCTACGGTCCTCATCGGCTCCCACTCGGATACACAGCCTGAATGCGGATGGCTTGATGGAAGTTACGGTGTGGTATGCGGGCTGGAGATTGCGCGCGCAGCACAGGAAGCCGGCCTCCAGGGTCTCGCCGTTGTTTCCTTCGCTGACGAGGAGGGATCCTTCGAGCCGCTCTTGGGAAGCCGGGTGTGGAGCGGCGAGTTGCCCTTCTCGGCAATCCAGGACAGGACTGACCGCAGAGGTCGTAGGCTCCGCGATGTTCTTGCCGGCATGCCTGAATTGAGAGCCGCGGAACAGGTCCCACCTCAGCTCTTCAAAGCCTACATCGAAGCCCACATCGAGCAGGGCCCTGTTCTGGACGACGCCGGCGAAGCGATCGGTGTGGTCGAGACGATTGTTGGGATGCAGCACGTCGAGGTGGCGATCATGGGCGATCAGAACCATGCCGGAACCACTCCGATGGATCGCCGGCAAGACGCTGTCATGGGCTTTGTGGCTTTTGCCCATGCGGTGGACGAAGCGTTTCGCTCCGAGGCCGGCCCGTCCACTGTGTGGACCTTCGGGCGCGTGACGGTCAGCCCGAACGCCACATCCATCGTGCCGGGCCGTACCGACGCAACGCTACAGATCCGCGATCCCGAACAAGCCCGCCTCAACCGCCTAACTGCACGTGCCCAGATGATTGCAAAAAACATCAGCGCGAATGGATCGATTGAAATCAGGACGCAAGTGACCGCTAAACTCCCTCCAGCTCCTCTCAATGCAGCACTGGTTAGCACGCTCACCAGTGCTGCTGAGCGTCTGGTCCCACGACGGTGGTGGCGGATGGTATCCGGCGCCCTGCATGATGCGGTGCCCGTGAGTCGCATCATGCCAAGTGCCATGCTGTTTGTGCCATCGATTGCCGGTAAGAGCCACTGA